In Nomia melanderi isolate GNS246 chromosome 5, iyNomMela1, whole genome shotgun sequence, a single genomic region encodes these proteins:
- the CCT8 gene encoding chaperonin containing TCP1 subunit 8 — MALHVPKAPGIAQMLKEGARYFSGLEEAVYRNIQACKLFAQTVRTAYGPNGMNKMVINHIEKLFVTNDAATIINELEVEHPAAKLLVLASKMQEAEVGDGTNFVIIFAGALLTAAEELLRLGVNISEIIDGYEASLKKALEILPSLVCHEIKDYRDEEKVKVGIKTAIMSKQYGNEDALTSLVTKACVSILPEKTTFNVDNVRVCKILGSGISSSEVVQGMVFKRQVEGNITKTDNAKIAVYTCAVDIMQTETKGTVLIKSADELMKFSRGEESLLESQIKAIADSGATVVVSGGKFGDMALHYMEIYNLMAVRIPSKFDIRRLCKSVGAIALSKLIPPTKEELGYADSVYIDEIGETIVVKFSISGKDSRISTIIVRGSTENYMDDIERAIDDGVNTFKGITRDGRFLPGAGATEIELASQLDTFADTLPGLEQYAAHRFATALEIFPKTLAENSGSHAPELLSKLYAAHKEGQKTYGFDINVKGTELVDAAEAQILDSFLTKQWGLKYAVDVACTVLKVDHIIMAKRAGGPKVPGGGVHDDDE; from the exons atgGCTTTACACGTACCAAAGGCACCGGGCATAGCCCAAATGCTCAAAGAAGGAGCCCGT TATTTTTCAGGTCTTGAAGAAgctgtatatagaaatatacaagCTTGCAAATTATTTGCGCAAACTGTAAGAACTGCATATGGACCAAATGGCATGAATAAAATGGTTATTAATCATATTGAGAAACTATTTGTTACTAATGATGCTGcaacaattattaatgaattagaGGTTGAACATCCAGCTGCAAAATTATTGGTTTTGGCATCCAAAATGCAAGAAGCAGAAGTCGGTGATGgtacaaattttgttataatctttGCTGGAGCACTTCTTACTGCTGCAGAAGAATTACTTCGTTTg ggAGTTAATATATCTGAAATAATTGATGGATACGAAGCATCGTTAAAGAAAGCTTTGGAAATATTACCATCACTGGTTTGTCATGAAATTAAAGATTATAGAGATGAGGAGAAAGTTAAAGTTGGGATAAAGACAGCTATTATGAGTAAACAATATGGAAATGAAGATGCTCTCACTTCGCTTGTTACAAAAGCTTGTGTATCTATTTTACCTGAAAAAACTACTTTCAATGTAGACAATGTACGTGTCTGTAAAATACTTGGCAGCGGCATATCTAGTTCTGAAGTTGTACAAGGAATGGTATTCAAGCGACAAGTGGAAGGGAATATTACAAAAACGGATAATGCCAAAATTGCTGTTTACACATGTGCAGTAGACATTATGCAAACTGAAACAAAAGGAACTGTATTAATAAAGTCAGCAGATGAACTAATGAAATTCTCTCGAGGAGAAGAATCTCTATTAGAAAGTCAAATAAAAGCAATTGCTGACAGTGGAGCTACCGTTGTAGTATCTGGAGGAAAGTTTGGTGACATGGCATTACAttatatggaaatatataatttaatggcTGTTCGTATACCTAGCAAGTTTGATATTAGAAGATTATGTAAAAGTGTTGGAGCTATTGCATTATCAAAAttg ATACCACCAACAAAAGAAGAGTTAGGGTATGCAGATTCCGTATATATTGACGAAATAGGAGAAACTATTGtagtgaaattttcaataagTGGCAAAGACAGTCGTATTAGTACCATAATCGTTCGAGGATCTACTGAAAACTATATGGATGACATTGAACGTGCAATCGATGACGGTGTAAATACGTTTAAAGGAATAACAAGAGATGGACGATTTCTTCCTGGTGCAGGAGCTACTGAAATCGAACTAGCATCACAGCTTGACACTTTTGCAGACACCTTACCAGGTTTAGAACAATATGCAGCACATAGGTTTGCAACTGCTTTGGAAATATTCCCAAAAACTTTAGCAGAGAACAGTGGAAGTCATGCTCCTGAACTTTTGTCAAAACTTTATGCAGCCCATAAAGAAGGCCAAAAAACTTATGGCTTTGATATCAAT GTAAAGGGTACAGAACTCGTCGATGCAGCAGAAGCTCAAATTTTAGACTCATTCTTAACAAAGCAATGGGGCTTGAAATATGCCGTCGATGTTGCATGTACTGTTCTTAAAGTCGATCATATTATAATGGCGAAACGTGCCGGAGGTCCGAAAGTACCAGGTGGCGGTGTTCATGATGACGATGAgtga
- the Gip gene encoding hydroxypyruvate isomerase-like protein Gip, with protein sequence MSLKFATNLSFMFMETPSIKERYKLAKEAGFKAVESGFPFGFSINDVSEAKKNAGIEQILINVYTGDVSKGELGFAAVPGEEENFKKSIDTTINYAKALDCKIIHVMSGKVNDPTHVNDDVYEKNLLYAVEKFQKEGITGVIEPINSITVPNYYMNSFEKGLKIVKKINNPSLKLLLDVFHLQQICGNITKNIKELLPYIGHVQIAQVPDRHEPDTPGEIDYKYILSVLEKEGYNGYVGLEYRPKSSSVKGLSWMQKYGYKL encoded by the exons ATGAGTCTAAAGTTTGCTACCAACTTGTCCTTCATGTTTATGGAGACACCATCTATTAAAGAAAGATACAAATTAGCAAAAGAAGCTGGTTTTAAAGCTGTGGAAAGCGGTTTTCCTTTTGGTTTTTCCATTAATGATGTATCTGAAGCTAAAAAAAATGCTGGCATTGAACAAATTCTCATAAATGTTTACACAg gtGATGTATCAAAAGGAGAATTAGGATTTGCAGCAGTCCCTGGAGAAGAAGAGAACTTTAAAAAGAGTATTGATACAACAATCAATTATGCAAAAGCATTGGACTGCAAAAT AATCCATGTAATGTCTGGTAAAGTGAATGATCCAACACATGTTAATGATGATGTATATGAAAAGAATCTTTTGTACGCAGTTGAGAAATTTCAGAAGGAAGGAATTACAGGTGTTATTGAACCTATCAATAGTATTACTGTTCCAAATTATTATATGAACAGTTTTGAAAAAG GTTTAAAGAtagtgaaaaaaataaataatccaagtttaaaattattactcGATGTGTTTCATCTACAGCAGATATGtggaaatattacaaaaaatattaaggAACTTTTGCCTTATATAG GACATGTACAAATTGCTCAAGTTCCAGACAGACATGAACCTGATACTCCTGGAGAGatagattataaatatatactttctGTCTTAGAAAAGGAAGGATACAATGGATATGTCGGTTTGGAGTATCGTCCAAAATCATCTTCAGTGAAAGGATTAAGTTGGATGCAAAAATATGGTTACAAGTTGTGA
- the Ggamma1 gene encoding guanine nucleotide-binding protein subunit gamma-1, with protein sequence MDMVITNLQQQRQITEQLRREAALKRITVSKAVEDIMKYITEHEQEDCLLVGFSSQKSNPFREKSSCAIL encoded by the coding sequence ATGGATATGGTGATCACAAATTTACAACAACAACGCCAAATTACAGAGCAGCTTCGTCGTGAAGCTGCTCTAAAGAGGATTACAGTCAGCAAAGCTGTGGaagatattatgaaatatatcaCCGAGCATGAACAAGAAGATTGCTTGTTGGTTGGTTTTTCATCTCAGAAGTCTAATCCCTTTCGTGAAAAAAGTTCGTGTGCCATTCTTTAA